One Brassica napus cultivar Da-Ae chromosome C4, Da-Ae, whole genome shotgun sequence genomic region harbors:
- the LOC125585897 gene encoding uncharacterized protein LOC125585897, whose product MNDKYPLFVAEERNLRLGLSTDGFNPFNMKNVNYSAWPVLLVNYNMSPEKCMKEENIMLSLLIPGPTQPGNNIDVYLEPLIEDLNHMWEKGKGVRKHVYMSHRKSLPSRHAYRGKKSWFEGKAEHGKKGRILSGHNISQILRNYKNDFGNAKVTGTKRKIIEPVGSESDDEFSESEEEEEAVDEEELSRWKKRSIFFMLPYWEELPVRHNLDVMHVERNVAASLIAMLLHCGKSKDGLNARKDLELLGIRKDLHPQPRGKRTYLPPAPWSLSSKEKKIFCKRLSKFRGPDGYCSNISRCVKLEECKISGMKSHDYHVLMQQLLPVAIRGLLPKGVRIAIGRLCAFFYYLCQRVIDREKIEIMETEIVETLCMFERFFPPSFFDIMVHLVVHLGREARLCGPVHLRWMYPFERYMKVLKDFVRNPARPEGCIAEAYLAEECVRFCSEFLKKTTSYEEKRERNTEFESSSILEGRPKSAGTDCVLSEKDMNIVHLAVIHNMAIVEPYVDMHLQHLQDSNERCRRDATTLWRTHTQKFASWLKEQIPITSQNHEETLKWLAYGPRASARAYSGYIINGLRFHTISVDRVVEILLIDYNTFYIPVFRCQWANIGNGVKVEDGFTLVNLNQSQMAFARDPYILASQANYERGPTRRYSEDDCEDGHADVGPLPTVVAMDADDLVDDSRNARADCEGIYV is encoded by the exons ATGAATGACAAATACCCGTTATTTGTTGCTGAAGAAAGGAATCTTAGGCTTGGACTGTCCACTGATGGGTTCAATCCTTTTAACATGAAGAATGTGAACTACAGTGCTTGGCCGGTTTTGCTAGTGAATTACAACATGTCACCTGAGAAGTGTATGAAGGAGGAGAACATCATGTTGTCATTGCTGATTCCTGGTCCAACCCAACCTGGAAACAATATTGATGTGTACTTAGAACCACTTATAGAGGATCTAAACCATATGTGGGAGAAAGGAAAG GGTGTAAG GAAGCACGTATATATGTCCCATCGGAAAAGTCTACCTTCGAGACATGCTTATCGTGGAAAGAAATCATGGTTTGAAGGGAAAGCTGAGCATGGGAAAAAGGGTAGGATTCTGAGTGGTCATAACATAAGCCAAATACTCAGAAATTACAAGAATGATTTTGGAAATGCGAAAGTAACTGGAACCAAGAGGAAGATTATAGAGCCTGTTGGATCAGAGTCGGATGATGAATTCAGTGAatcagaggaagaggaagaagcagtAGATGAGGAGGAGCTATCTAGATGGAAGAAGCGGTCAATCTTTTTCATGTTGCCTTATTGGGAG GAACTCCCGGTTAGACACAATTTAGACGTGATGCATGTCGAGAGAAATGTTGCTGCAAGTCTTATCGCAATGTTGTTGCATTGTGGAAAATCAAAAGATGGACTTAACGCTCGAAAAGATCTTGAACTGCTTGGCATTAGGAAGGATTTACATCCTCAACCCCGTGGGAAAAGAACTTACCTTCCTCCAGCTCCTTGGTCTTTGTCCAgcaaagagaagaaaatattttgcaaGCGTCTATCTAAATTTCGTGGTCCGGATGGTTACTGCTCAAATATATCAAGGTGTGTGAAGCTTGAGGAATGTAAGATATCAGGAATGAAATCACATGATTACCATGTGTTGATGCAACAGCTTCTTCCGGTTGCGATTAGAG GGTTATTACCTAAAGGTGTTAGGATAGCTATTGGACGCCTGTGTGCTTTCTTCTATTATCTCTGTCAGCGAGTTATTGATAGAGAGAAAATAGAGATTATGGAAACAGAAATTGTGGAAACTCTATGCATGTTTGAGAGGTTTTTTCCGCCAAGTTTCTTCGATATAATGGTGCATTTGGTAGTTCATCTAGGAAGGGAAGCTCGGTTATGTGGACCTGTCCATTTACGTTGGATGTACCCATTTGAGAG GTACATGAAAGTGCTGAAAGACTTCGTAAGAAACCCTGCAAGACCAGAGGGTTGTATTGCTGAAGCGTATCTCGCAGAGGAATGCGTTAGATTCTGCAGTGAGTTCTTGAAAAAGACAACAAGTTATGAGGAGAAACGTGAAAGGAATACTGAGTTCGAGAGTAGCTCTATTCTGGAGGGACGTCCAAAATCCGCAGGCACTGATTGTGTTCTTTCTGAGAAGGATATGAACATTGTACATCTTGCTGTGATTCACAATATGGCAATCGTGGAACCTTATGTGGA catgcaCCTACAACATCTACAGGACAGTAATGAAAGATGTAGACGTGATGCAACAACATTATGGAGAACCCATACTCAGAAATTTGCATCCTGGTTAAAAGAGCAG ATACCAATTACTTCACAGAATCACGAAGAAACACTGAAGTGGTTGGCCTACGGTCCTCGTGCAAGCGCAAGGGCTTACAGTGGCTATATCATTAATGGTCTGCGGTTTCACACCATTTCAGTTGACAG AGTGGTGGAGATTCTACTGATCGACTACAATACATTCTACATTCCTGTATTCCGCTGCCAATGGGCAAACATAGGAAATGGAGTGAAGGTAGAAGATGGCTTCACACTAGTCAACCTGAACCAAAGCCAAATGGCTTTTGCTAGAGATCCATACATCCTCGCCTCACAAGCCAA CTATGAGAGGGGTCCTACAAGAAGATACAGTGAAGACGATTGTGAAGATGGTCATGCAGATGTTGGTCCATTGCCAACAGTTGTAGCTATGGATGCTGATGACTTGGTTGATGATTCTAGAAATGCCAGGGCGGACTGTGAAGGAATTTATGTTTGA